Proteins encoded together in one Mercenaria mercenaria strain notata chromosome 18, MADL_Memer_1, whole genome shotgun sequence window:
- the LOC123539184 gene encoding uncharacterized protein LOC123539184 isoform X3 codes for MSDKVHEKMQSSLDQMLQIIQGNENDQGTETLCLVNENGVVNDDARSRLAALVYDMKMDLDTIKINAKQPTDTGMFSAISGIEFPWSSKKVQVFLPIQTSTTHDFATALTKLCKTLSFKCEISDQLEKLRGDLPLVVVCPISSRFEPDIDYALNGISWKSPFVSLVLHSSTESSLPRLPTATRLADKEKYRNTEFIDIAFTMESKLYQCQMNTIAKEQLKSFFDRFYKK; via the exons ATGTCTGACAAG GTCCACGAAAAAATGCAATCGTCTTTAGATCAAATGCTTCAGATTATTCAAGGCAATGAAAATGACCAG gGAACTGAAACGCTGTGCCTTGTGAACGAAAATGGAGTGGTGAATGACGACGCCAGATCTAGACTTGCTGCTCTTGTATAC GACATGAAAATGGATTTAGACACTATCAAAATCAATGCGAAGCAGCCAACAGACACAGGCATGTTCAGTG CGATTTCAGGGATTGAGTTTCCTTGGAGTTCAAAGAAGGTTCAAGTATTTCTACCAATACAGACCTCAACTACACACGATTTTGCGACAGCTTTGACCAAACTTTGCAAGACTCTTTCCTTCAAATGCGAAATAAGCGACCAATTAGAAAAACTGCGGGGAGATTTGCCACTTGTAGTTGTATGCCCAATTTCTTCAAGATTTGAGCCGGACATTGATTATGCACTGAACGGTATTAGTT GGAAGTCGCCGTTCGTTTCTCTGGTTTTGCATTCCAGTACAGAAAGTTCCTTACCGAGATTGCCTACAGCTACTCGACTTGCGGATAAGGAGAAATACCGGAACACGGAATTTATCGATATTGCTTTTACGATGGAGTCAAAATTGTATCAGTGTCAGATGAACACTATTGCGAAAGAACAACTGAAATCATTCTTTGACAGATTCTACAAAAAGTGA
- the LOC123539184 gene encoding uncharacterized protein LOC123539184 isoform X1 produces MSDKVHEKMQSSLDQMLQIIQGNENDQILKGTETLCLVNENGVVNDDARSRLAALVYDMKMDLDTIKINAKQPTDTGMFSAISGIEFPWSSKKVQVFLPIQTSTTHDFATALTKLCKTLSFKCEISDQLEKLRGDLPLVVVCPISSRFEPDIDYALNGISWKSPFVSLVLHSSTESSLPRLPTATRLADKEKYRNTEFIDIAFTMESKLYQCQMNTIAKEQLKSFFDRFYKK; encoded by the exons ATGTCTGACAAG GTCCACGAAAAAATGCAATCGTCTTTAGATCAAATGCTTCAGATTATTCAAGGCAATGAAAATGACCAG attttaaaggGAACTGAAACGCTGTGCCTTGTGAACGAAAATGGAGTGGTGAATGACGACGCCAGATCTAGACTTGCTGCTCTTGTATAC GACATGAAAATGGATTTAGACACTATCAAAATCAATGCGAAGCAGCCAACAGACACAGGCATGTTCAGTG CGATTTCAGGGATTGAGTTTCCTTGGAGTTCAAAGAAGGTTCAAGTATTTCTACCAATACAGACCTCAACTACACACGATTTTGCGACAGCTTTGACCAAACTTTGCAAGACTCTTTCCTTCAAATGCGAAATAAGCGACCAATTAGAAAAACTGCGGGGAGATTTGCCACTTGTAGTTGTATGCCCAATTTCTTCAAGATTTGAGCCGGACATTGATTATGCACTGAACGGTATTAGTT GGAAGTCGCCGTTCGTTTCTCTGGTTTTGCATTCCAGTACAGAAAGTTCCTTACCGAGATTGCCTACAGCTACTCGACTTGCGGATAAGGAGAAATACCGGAACACGGAATTTATCGATATTGCTTTTACGATGGAGTCAAAATTGTATCAGTGTCAGATGAACACTATTGCGAAAGAACAACTGAAATCATTCTTTGACAGATTCTACAAAAAGTGA
- the LOC123539184 gene encoding uncharacterized protein LOC123539184 isoform X2 yields the protein MSDKVHEKMQSSLDQMLQIIQGNENDQILKGTETLCLVNENGVVNDDARSRLAALVYDMKMDLDTIKINAKQPTDTGMFSGIEFPWSSKKVQVFLPIQTSTTHDFATALTKLCKTLSFKCEISDQLEKLRGDLPLVVVCPISSRFEPDIDYALNGISWKSPFVSLVLHSSTESSLPRLPTATRLADKEKYRNTEFIDIAFTMESKLYQCQMNTIAKEQLKSFFDRFYKK from the exons ATGTCTGACAAG GTCCACGAAAAAATGCAATCGTCTTTAGATCAAATGCTTCAGATTATTCAAGGCAATGAAAATGACCAG attttaaaggGAACTGAAACGCTGTGCCTTGTGAACGAAAATGGAGTGGTGAATGACGACGCCAGATCTAGACTTGCTGCTCTTGTATAC GACATGAAAATGGATTTAGACACTATCAAAATCAATGCGAAGCAGCCAACAGACACAGGCATGTTCAGTG GGATTGAGTTTCCTTGGAGTTCAAAGAAGGTTCAAGTATTTCTACCAATACAGACCTCAACTACACACGATTTTGCGACAGCTTTGACCAAACTTTGCAAGACTCTTTCCTTCAAATGCGAAATAAGCGACCAATTAGAAAAACTGCGGGGAGATTTGCCACTTGTAGTTGTATGCCCAATTTCTTCAAGATTTGAGCCGGACATTGATTATGCACTGAACGGTATTAGTT GGAAGTCGCCGTTCGTTTCTCTGGTTTTGCATTCCAGTACAGAAAGTTCCTTACCGAGATTGCCTACAGCTACTCGACTTGCGGATAAGGAGAAATACCGGAACACGGAATTTATCGATATTGCTTTTACGATGGAGTCAAAATTGTATCAGTGTCAGATGAACACTATTGCGAAAGAACAACTGAAATCATTCTTTGACAGATTCTACAAAAAGTGA